In Bombina bombina isolate aBomBom1 chromosome 6, aBomBom1.pri, whole genome shotgun sequence, a single genomic region encodes these proteins:
- the LOC128664739 gene encoding olfactory receptor 6F1-like: MIKKNYTLVNEFLLLGFKDLHSFQIPFFLLLIAIYSITIVGNILIVALVSMSHQLHSPMYLFLSHLSLCDIFISTNVTPKTLQIILLGKSVISARDCIIQLYLFGAAGTIECCLLTVMSYDRYLAICRPLHYTTIMNVRLLHTLIIWSWMAGFVILLITYILVLELEFCGPNIIDHFFCDLAPLIELSCSDTSVVQIEVSIAAIVLSLFQFMFVIGTYICIFKGIFQITSTSGRQKVFSTCSSHLSVVCTYYGTMITLYVAPSKGVSMNFNKVLSLLNTVVTPMFNPIIYSLRNKEIREAMSKCILVIMALKVNYIEEQGKKHL; this comes from the coding sequence ATGATCAAGAAGAACTATACTTTGGTTAATGAATTCCTACTTCTAGGATTCAAGGATCTTCACAGTTTCCAGATCCCTTTTTTCCTACTTCTCATTGCCATCTACTCTATAACAATAGTTGGAAATATTTTAATTGTTGCATTAGTATCAATGAGTCATCAACTTCACTCACCTATGTACTTATTTCTTAGCCACTTATCTCTTTGTGATATATTTATCAGCACAAATGTTACTCCTAAAACACTACAAATTATACTATTAGGCAAAAGTGTAATTTCTGCCAGGGATTGCATTATCCAGTTGTATTTGTTTGGAGCTGCGGGAACTATAGAATGCTGTCTTCTTACTGTAATGTCTTATGATCGATATTTGGCCATCTGTAGACCATTGCATTATACTACTATAATGAACGTTAGACTTCTTCATACTTTAATTATTTGGTCTTGGATGGCAGGTTTTGTTATATTATTGATAACTTACATACTTGTACTTGAGCTGGAGTTCTGTGGCCCCAATATTATTGACCACTTCTTCTGTGACCTTGCTCCTCTTATTGAGCTTTCATGCTCTGATACATCAGTCGTTCAAATCGAAGTATCCATAGCTGCCATTGTATTAAGCCTTTTCCAATTTATGTTTGTAATAGGAACGTACATCTGCATCTTCAAAGGCATTTTTCAAATCACCTCAACCTCAGGGAGGCAAAAAGTCTTCTCTACGTGCAGCTCTCATTTGTCTGTTGTCTGCACTTACTATGGGACAATGATAACTCTTTATGTAGCTCCATCTAAGGGAGTCTCAATGAACTTTAACAAGGTCTTATCACTACTGAATACAGTGGTTACTCCGATGTTTAATCCAATTATATACAGTCTAAGAAATAAAGAGATCAGGGAAGCAATGAGTAAATGTATATTAGTAATCATGGCTTTGAAAGTAAACTACATTGAAGAACAGGGGAAAAAACATCTCTAG